NNNNNNNNNNNNNNNNNNNNNNNNNNNNNNNNNNNNNNNNNNNNNNNNNNNNNNNAAAAAATAACAGTGTATTCATACGTTAGgaaactttttaatattttagtgAGAATCTGTTTTCCACTCTATAGCCTTAAAAATGAGATTCTTATTTGAAAATTAGGTGATTTTGACTAGATTCTTTGAagtgaattatttttattcacgAAATTTCTACTGATTCTTTTGTAAAGTTAAATGCATGTCCAGGTATCTAGTGTAATTTTCGTTCTACCACAACCAGCATGTAGTTGCtaattcttaattaattcaGTGCTTTTCTTGAGTAGAGACTTTGTAAATTGATGCAATAGTTAAAGTTGTTGAGAAAAAGACGAGAAGATATTATTTTCCCATCAATTCATTGGGCAAATTAATCAACAATCAAACGAAGATAGTTTCAACTTTATAGCACATCCATGAGCAAGACTTTGTCTACTTTTTCATATCAATAATCTGACAAAAAAATGTAGACCCAGATTTTTGGAATCATTAATATATAATCATAGTCTACAGTTCTTTTGGGGACGTACGTATGATGAAATTATATGGTAACCAAACAGATTAACATAGACCTTGCACAAAATCACTTGACAAATGGTCcaagtaatatatttttgaccTTTTATAAACTATCGACagtcttcttttattttatttttttcctttttgtttagctATCGAGACATCACAATTCACACAGTGAACTATGTTCCATTGCATGTATAagaattttaatgaaaaaagcttttcttaattaatcaattatagatgaagtattattatatatatataaatacgtACCTTCTCTACCGTAAGTTTTACTTCACAaccacaaaaaaaaggaaagaaagctTATTCagtttttgtattgttttaacTTGCCTTGAAGTCGTCCTAGCTAGTCTCCTAAAAAGTTATAATAGGTCGATTCCTGGAAAACGAAATGATATATAGACATTTTAGTCTCAATTGGAAATGTGTGTACATGATAGAACAAGAGCAGAAAATCCTTGAATTTACCAAACTCGATCGGTGGAGTTAAAGAACGTCTAATTCCAATATATATCTATCAGGGTGTGGAAACTTCTTTTAATAAGAATAGTCTAATTAGTTCGTTAAATATCCAACATCAATTCATAGATAGCATTGCAAATGAATTTCGTTTgaataagtgatttttttcatCACAAAACgtctatgtattattttatatttttcaattttaatgcATATATGTAGATATCTAGTGTATTTTTTGTTCTACCACTACCAGCATGtacactacaagaaaacaagaaataaCTAAGCGATTAATAAAATTCAGTAACTAAACAACATAAATTTcatactaattttatttagcTACGGATTGGCGactgattataaaaaaaatacaatttatttagAGTTATCTAAGcaacaaatatattttgtagttaattcTTTTCTATATGTGGTAGTTGCTAATACTTAGTTAATTCGGTGCTTTTCTTGAGTAAAGATTTTGTAAATTGATGCAATAGTGAAAGTTGTGGAGAAAGAGAGATGAGAAGAGATATTAGCTTCCCATCAATTCTTTGGGCAAATTATCAGCAATCAAATGAAGATGACTTCCACAATACTATAGCACATGCATGAGCAAGACTTGGTCTAATTTTTCATAACAATTAGTGTATCTGACAAAAACGTTGCAGAAGGAATTCCAAGAGAAGCAAAGATTCCTACGCAAAGTACGTAGACCCAGATTTTTGGAATAATCAATAATGTCCTTCGATTCACAATTAAGCTGCCCCATTAATATACCCATTGTCATCAGTCCCTTCGAGGGGGCGTGGAATAAAATTGTAACGAAATAGATTAGCATAACCTTTGCGCAAAATTACTGGCACAACTCGACAAATGCTCTAACTCTACGTAGTAATAATATAATCGTTGACCTTTAATTGATTGTCGACATAGtcttttctttaatctttttcttcatttttttttgtctagtAGTCCAGATATCACGCAGTGAGCTATGTTGTATACTTGTATTGCTTGTAATAAgaatattaaaggaaaaagattttcttaattaatcaattatagCTCAATTGttgatattatataaatacgaaccTTCTCTActtcttgtttttttaaaaaaaaaaaagatgtaggAGGGGATTGATTACAAGGTAGGGAGTCGAACCCTCGTCAATAAGGTAGAGTTCAGGTAGTCAACAAGCTGAGATATGAATATTATCTACGTACCAACTTCTCTACCGTGTGTTTTATTTGacgaaaaaaaggaaagaaagattACTCTGTTTGTATTGTTTAAATTTGCTTGAAGTCGTCCCAGTCTCCCAAAAAGTTATAATAGGTTGATCATTCCTGGAAAACGAAATGATTGACATTTTAGGCTCAATTGGAAATTTTTGTACGCGAAAATTCTCAATATTGTGCTTATATAAACTCTGTTAACATCGATGTGTGCTTATTCACTCAGcctctcttttaatttttaactagTTCCTATTTCAATACTCCTATTTCATTACCATTTAGTATCAATGGCTTTCAATTTTTGCCTCAAGAATATTattgttcttgttctttttctcaTTCTTAGCCTATGTCCCTTTATAGTGACTTCCCGTGACTTAAAAGAATCATCCATGCTTGAAAGGCATGAAAAATGGATGGCTCATCATGGACGTGTATACAAAGATGATATAGAAAAAGAACATCGCTTCAAAACATTTAAGGAAAACGTTGAGTTCATCGAATCGTTCAACCAGAACGGAACTCAACGTTATAAGCTAGCCATCAATAAATATGCTGATCTGACCACTGAGGAATTTAAAGCATCATTTATGGGGCTTGACACTTCATTATTATCCCAACAAGAATCAACAGATACAACAACGTCCTTTAAATATGGTAGTGTGACTGAAGTTCCATATAGCATGGACTGGAGAAAGTCGGGAAGTGTCACAGAAATCAAAGATCAAGGTGTATGTGGTAAGACCAGTTCAAATTCTTATTAGTTTCATTTGAGTTGTGATTAAGTATGTTCGTCTTAAAATATTTGTGAGGCATACTTTTTCTTTGTGAGAACCAAACTGtatgaattttaatatataatttaatatcatgTATTTTTTTCGTCATACTAATATGAGAATAATTCCTACTTATAGTTATTTAATTTccatatagtttttaaatatctaaattgtaattttaaaatgtgacAACTATTTTTTAATAGACAGAGTATATGTGTGCTCTAGAAAATACTAGGTACGTACATCGCTtgcttttaaataaaatatcacacGTACAGGATGTTGTTGGGCATTTTCTGCAGTCGCGGCTATAGAAGGAGCATATCAAATTGCAAACAACGAACTAATCTCACTATCGGAGCAACAACTATTGGATTGCTCTACGCAGAACAAAGGTTGTGAGGGCGGACTAATGACGGTAGCCTACGACTTTTTACTTCAGAATAATGGCGGGGGCATTACCACGGAGACTAACTATCCTTATGAAGCAGCTCAAAAAGTTTGCAAGACCGAACAATCAGCAGCAGTGACTATCAGTGGCTACGAAGTTGTACCATCTAGTGAGTCATCGTTGTTGAAAGCTGTAGTGAATCAACCAATTTCTGTTGGTATTGCGGCTAACCATGAGTTTCATATGTACGGAAGTGGAATATATGATGGAAGTTGTAGCCCTAGCCTGAATCATGCAGTGACAGTGATAGGCTATGGGACAAGTGAAGAAGATGGTACAAAATATTGGATAGTGAAGAATTCATGGGGGAGTAGTTGGGGTGAGGAAGGATATATGAGAATTGCTAGAGATGTTGGAGTTGATGGTGGCCATTGTGGCATTGCAAAGGTTGCTTCTTTCCCAACTGTTtgaatttctattaaaaaaacagGCATTGttattactaatattatatatgtacgTAGAAGAAATGCCAAGGCTATTGCTTGTAATTCATGATTCAAGaataaattaatcaatactAGAGGTTTTGCTTTTTGTTGGGTTCTCAGggggtgattagggcgtcatgcggaagcttacaatttacaaatcatatagttgataaatcagcTAAcaaaaaaacttatactaaaaatcaaaatattattatatcaaaactaatataaagaaaaacattgaagctttagagagaataaatctccccataaacaagactcttaaacgactacattgtggatgttattgttcttgtgttagaagaaacaaacatatatttatagagtcctaaaaccttttctactagaaaaggagtcctaaaaggagagaataaaccaaatataaaataatattatattttcctttcaagaaaagtaaaaatatttatggtaatgttttgttttttttaagaaaaaataaatcttaaactatggtaagaaaatcatggcaaaaccctaacacttttttcattttttaaatgataCAGTTATATGGTGCTTGTTACTTATATCATCTTGTAGCCTAGATCAGATTTAGGAGGGCGAGGGTGTTTACCCGAATTCTCTCTCAAGAAAGAAATTCATAGGATCTAAATAATTGACCAAATTCATCTACTTCGTCAACACACCTAAATTGAAACTTAGAAATTAGATAACCCCAAAAAATGgggggaaaaaaaaaacaaactgcTGCTGTAAAAAGCAGCATGGGATTAAAGAAATGTTActacttaaaaatcattattttttcattgaaaaatatttggtaACTATTTCCACGAATACTTTAATTGAATtggtgagaaaaaaataataatatagcaTTTTTATACTGAATAATTAGGAGGTTTTCCAATATTTCAATGAAAATCTAGTTCAATAGATACGGAGAAGTGTGGTGTGTGTGGGCGGGGGGCGCAGGAGATCATGTTTCTAgcacaatttttttatgaattcacAGGAAAACTTTATTTCAAGTAGTCAAAAAAAAGGGGATGAAAAGGAggatttgtttttcttttttcgctAATTAgaaagttataattttttgtaaaatgtattaaaaaaaaaattaaaaaaatgtgtgtCATTTGTTAATTTATCTATTTGACACAATATCTTATGATTGCAATTTTCACATGATGTTTGATGGATTCGAATGTCCACGAAACACATctgtatgaaataaaattattaatctaATCATTGACAGAATTGGCCAATGTATCCTACCATTGACTTGATTATTGACTTCAAATCCTTTCGATATTGAAAAATTAACTCCTACTATTATCTTTTTCACGTggaacttttttcttttgttttctttttactttcaAATTTCCCAAGTActtcacatatatatatttgtggtGCAAACTATGTACTTAGATGGAGTAATTTCTTGGTCGTCTTTAATTTCctaaaatgaataatataatttcataattatattACTCCTATAAACAAAAGCTGAAGAAAATTAATGCTGAATTTTCAACGCGAGTGGACAAGTCCGAACATATAACTTAAATAGCTTGTCTATATTCTCTTGACTAACTAATCAAGGATATATACTACCTCCTTTTCCTACCAGTTAGGTAACTTCAATAAGCAGAATCGTACGAAACAATTTAAGAAAGAGATTGCTCAGGGCCACAACTCGATTTGCAAATTATTTCTAGGTGTGACAAGACAGGCGAATTAGGTTGAAATTAGAGAGTTTAAAATGGGCTAATTTTTAAATTGAGTTGAATCAAGACTCTTCCAAATTTACTTTATACTAAGTTGGACAGAAATTGAGTTGATTTTTTATCCGCTTAATC
The Solanum stenotomum isolate F172 chromosome 12, ASM1918654v1, whole genome shotgun sequence DNA segment above includes these coding regions:
- the LOC125848208 gene encoding zingipain-2-like is translated as MAFNFCLKNIIVLVLFLILSLCPFIVTSRDLKESSMLERHEKWMAHHGRVYKDDIEKEHRFKTFKENVEFIESFNQNGTQRYKLAINKYADLTTEEFKASFMGLDTSLLSQQESTDTTTSFKYGSVTEVPYSMDWRKSGSVTEIKDQGVCGCCWAFSAVAAIEGAYQIANNELISLSEQQLLDCSTQNKGCEGGLMTVAYDFLLQNNGGGITTETNYPYEAAQKVCKTEQSAAVTISGYEVVPSSESSLLKAVVNQPISVGIAANHEFHMYGSGIYDGSCSPSLNHAVTVIGYGTSEEDGTKYWIVKNSWGSSWGEEGYMRIARDVGVDGGHCGIAKVASFPTV